The Cellulomonas fulva genome includes a window with the following:
- the proC gene encoding pyrroline-5-carboxylate reductase: MTGATSEDTRGGTTPTVAVLGGGVMGEALLSALLTGGWSADRLEVVEKATRRADELADRYGVRTGDSSAQAAARADVVLLAVKPNVVAAVLTEIAPVLRGGTLVVSVAAGVPIATYEAALPTGTPVVRVMPNTPAVVGKGASAIAPGAHAGEGHLVLVERVLGATGLVVRVAEKDLDAVTAISGSGPAYAFYLIDAMAEAGVLLGLTRDLATRLAVATVEGAGALAAQGEHPAVLRERVSSPGGTTVAAVAELDAHGVRAGVVAAARAAHARSQELASS, from the coding sequence ATGACCGGGGCGACGAGCGAGGACACGCGCGGCGGGACCACGCCGACGGTCGCGGTGCTGGGCGGCGGCGTGATGGGCGAGGCGCTGCTCTCGGCGCTGCTCACCGGCGGCTGGTCGGCGGACCGGTTGGAGGTCGTCGAGAAGGCGACGCGCCGGGCCGACGAGCTGGCGGACCGGTACGGGGTGCGGACCGGTGACTCTTCCGCGCAGGCCGCGGCGCGCGCGGACGTCGTGCTGCTCGCCGTGAAGCCGAACGTCGTCGCCGCGGTGCTCACCGAGATCGCGCCCGTGCTGCGTGGCGGCACGCTCGTCGTGAGCGTCGCGGCGGGCGTGCCGATCGCGACGTACGAGGCCGCGCTGCCCACCGGCACGCCCGTGGTCCGGGTCATGCCGAACACGCCCGCGGTCGTCGGGAAGGGTGCCAGCGCGATCGCGCCCGGCGCGCACGCGGGCGAGGGGCACCTGGTGCTCGTCGAGCGCGTCCTGGGCGCGACCGGCCTCGTGGTCCGCGTCGCGGAGAAGGACCTGGACGCGGTGACGGCGATCTCCGGCTCCGGCCCGGCGTACGCGTTCTACCTGATCGACGCGATGGCGGAGGCCGGTGTGCTCCTGGGCCTGACCCGGGACCTGGCGACGCGCCTGGCGGTGGCGACGGTCGAGGGCGCCGGCGCGCTCGCGGCCCAGGGGGAGCACCCGGCCGTCCTGCGGGAGCGGGTCTCGTCGCCCGGCGGCACCACGGTCGCGGCGGTGGCCGAGCTGGACGCGCACGGCGTCCGCGCCGGCGTCGTCGCCGCCGCGCGCGCGGCCCACGCCCGCTCGCAGGAGCTCGCCTCGTCCTGA
- a CDS encoding immunoglobulin-like domain-containing protein, whose translation MTLPRAATAALTTLAVTAGTLVGLVPAASAAAPTDELIAHYELDETTGSTVADSSGHGHDATVVGAPTWTAGGLRLSGAASNANYVRLPDGLLAGKASATVSMQVRADDLAGTTDNFLWNFGGYSSASGTGTGSWFVAPRNALRTVVTPSHWSGEQSATWTGNKLTAGKWQNVTATIEPNSSGTASTMTLYVDGALVATNTNVTTTPATLTDHTRNRLGGSAYDGDRGFPGTIGETRVYGAALSAQQVADLVADDAADTAGDVLDALDLGDTTAVTGDLALPTSNVTWTTSDAAVVTSTGVVTRPAAGQSDATATLTATATVAGQTATRDFVLTVKALAAGEDPMPATADLKSYFPLNSSYPGTPAVGTTTFTGATNAPVWTATHLDVTGGGYVANNGATGLSLTGSSTLSIDALIPSGATVNANSTLLTIGSTATTTNLSLHPAYADGKAAAVIRLGGAVVATAQLDHTLPRDVWLNLTVVLDDAADTLTVFQDGAQVAQATGVTTTASAIGTSVLRLNREGWGFTNLASKFRDLRVYSSAVSAANATALARQNAQFAFDQLVAGVDLPESVTDDVTLPGSGAVTWTSSDPAVVSDTGEVTPPAPGADDATVTLTVSSTRGGLTLSHDFEVTVPAELSAAAKVAADAAALRVDGADDLRSIVTLTDEGAQFGSPITWTTSDEAALALVEEDGTVYAEPQRPAYGHDALTATLTATVGEGEAAQEVAFEVTVPALPREVDDEGYAFAYFTANTVAGENIYLAASDGNNALAWNELNDGDVVLTSELGEKGLRDPFVIRSHEGDKFFLIATDLSIGRNGDWGRAQQWGSQYIEVWESTDLVHWSEQRHVKVSPDTAGMTWAPEAYWDDELGEYVVFWASRLFTDGTHSTCITTDSGTGCYARMMYATTKDFMTFSAPTIWQDTGAARIDTTVLKDGDHFYRFTKDEGGQTGCTDIIAERSTSLTTVTTKASAEANTGWQNVASCIARNSGFNGAVEGPTIFRANPGDTSPYDYYLYLDNYGGSGYFPLGTNDLSTGDWSIASGQLPASRHGTVMPVTLDQWQTLTGATVEKTASTTELALDDGRVATATVTALDGYQVGGRVTFTAGDWAATEYLSATGTATAEVPAGVVGTLTAAYAGTAEIATSTGTATLPKAASSVTLTRSAATVAHGSPITFKARVTGATTGTVAFWGAGRRLGTAAVVDGVATKVLRLTGVGTTSVTAVYSGTATVASSTSAPVQVRVRKAKPTSIAVTSSTFASGTRPTIVVKVGRLENGSSPVGRVVVRYDGWVRTVSLPASAKGVVKVTLGKTRTTALKVKATFQPTDTANVAPRSTSWMTMTPR comes from the coding sequence ATGACGCTTCCTCGCGCGGCGACCGCCGCACTCACGACCCTCGCGGTGACCGCGGGCACGCTCGTCGGGCTGGTCCCCGCCGCGTCCGCCGCGGCACCCACGGACGAGCTGATCGCCCACTACGAGCTCGACGAGACCACCGGCAGCACGGTCGCCGACTCGTCGGGCCACGGCCACGACGCGACCGTCGTCGGCGCACCCACCTGGACCGCGGGCGGCCTGCGGCTGTCCGGCGCCGCGTCGAACGCCAACTACGTCCGACTGCCCGACGGCCTGCTCGCGGGCAAGGCCTCCGCCACGGTGTCGATGCAGGTCAGGGCGGACGACCTGGCGGGCACCACGGACAACTTCCTGTGGAACTTCGGCGGCTACTCCTCCGCGAGCGGGACCGGCACGGGCTCGTGGTTCGTCGCGCCCCGCAACGCGCTGCGCACGGTGGTGACCCCCAGCCACTGGTCGGGCGAGCAGAGCGCCACCTGGACGGGCAACAAGCTGACCGCCGGGAAGTGGCAGAACGTCACGGCGACGATCGAGCCGAACAGCAGCGGCACGGCGTCGACCATGACGCTGTACGTCGACGGCGCGCTCGTCGCGACGAACACCAACGTCACGACGACGCCCGCGACGCTGACGGACCACACCCGTAACCGCCTCGGCGGCTCGGCGTACGACGGCGACCGCGGCTTCCCGGGCACGATCGGCGAGACCCGCGTGTACGGCGCGGCGCTCAGCGCCCAGCAGGTCGCGGACCTCGTCGCCGACGACGCCGCGGACACGGCGGGCGACGTGCTCGACGCGCTCGACCTGGGCGACACGACGGCGGTCACGGGCGACCTCGCGCTCCCGACGAGCAACGTCACGTGGACGACGAGCGACGCCGCCGTGGTCACGAGCACCGGCGTGGTCACGCGCCCCGCGGCCGGTCAGAGCGACGCGACCGCGACGCTCACCGCGACCGCGACGGTCGCCGGCCAGACCGCGACGCGCGACTTCGTGCTCACGGTCAAGGCCCTCGCCGCGGGCGAGGACCCGATGCCGGCGACGGCGGACCTGAAGAGCTACTTCCCGCTGAACTCGTCGTACCCCGGCACCCCCGCGGTGGGCACGACGACGTTCACGGGTGCGACGAACGCGCCCGTGTGGACCGCGACGCACCTCGACGTCACGGGCGGCGGCTACGTCGCCAACAACGGGGCGACGGGCCTGAGCCTGACCGGCTCGTCGACGCTCTCGATCGACGCGCTGATCCCGTCGGGTGCCACGGTCAACGCGAACAGCACGCTGCTGACGATCGGCAGCACCGCGACCACCACCAACCTCTCGCTGCACCCGGCCTACGCCGACGGCAAGGCCGCGGCGGTCATCCGCCTGGGCGGCGCGGTCGTCGCGACGGCGCAGCTCGACCACACGCTCCCGCGCGACGTGTGGCTGAACCTGACGGTGGTGCTGGACGACGCGGCGGACACGCTCACCGTGTTCCAGGACGGCGCGCAGGTGGCGCAGGCGACGGGCGTCACGACGACGGCGTCGGCGATCGGCACCTCGGTGCTGCGGCTGAACCGCGAGGGCTGGGGCTTCACCAACCTGGCCTCGAAGTTCCGCGACCTGCGCGTCTACTCGAGCGCGGTGTCCGCGGCGAACGCCACGGCACTGGCCCGGCAGAACGCGCAGTTCGCGTTCGACCAGCTGGTCGCGGGCGTGGACCTGCCGGAGTCCGTCACGGACGACGTCACCCTGCCGGGCTCGGGTGCGGTCACCTGGACCTCGTCGGACCCCGCCGTGGTCTCGGACACGGGTGAGGTCACGCCGCCGGCGCCGGGCGCGGACGACGCGACGGTCACGCTCACCGTGTCCTCGACGCGCGGTGGCCTGACGCTGTCGCACGACTTCGAGGTCACCGTGCCGGCCGAGCTCTCCGCGGCCGCGAAGGTGGCGGCCGACGCCGCGGCGCTGCGCGTCGACGGCGCGGACGACCTGCGCAGTATCGTCACGCTCACCGACGAGGGTGCGCAGTTCGGCTCCCCGATCACGTGGACCACGTCCGACGAGGCCGCGCTCGCGCTGGTCGAGGAGGACGGCACGGTCTACGCCGAGCCGCAGCGTCCGGCGTACGGGCACGACGCGCTCACCGCGACCCTCACGGCCACGGTCGGCGAGGGCGAGGCGGCGCAGGAGGTCGCGTTCGAGGTGACCGTCCCGGCGCTCCCGCGCGAGGTCGACGACGAGGGCTACGCGTTCGCCTACTTCACGGCGAACACGGTGGCGGGGGAGAACATCTACCTCGCGGCCTCGGACGGCAACAACGCGCTCGCCTGGAACGAGCTCAACGACGGCGACGTCGTGCTGACCTCGGAGCTCGGCGAGAAGGGCCTGCGTGACCCGTTCGTCATCCGCTCGCACGAGGGCGACAAGTTCTTCCTCATCGCGACCGACCTGTCGATCGGCCGCAACGGCGACTGGGGCCGCGCTCAGCAGTGGGGCAGCCAGTACATCGAGGTGTGGGAGTCCACCGACCTGGTGCACTGGTCCGAGCAGCGGCACGTCAAGGTCTCGCCGGACACCGCGGGCATGACGTGGGCGCCGGAGGCGTACTGGGACGACGAGCTCGGCGAGTACGTCGTGTTCTGGGCCTCGCGGCTGTTCACCGACGGCACCCACTCCACGTGCATCACCACCGACAGCGGCACCGGCTGCTACGCGCGGATGATGTACGCGACGACGAAGGACTTCATGACCTTCTCCGCCCCGACGATCTGGCAGGACACGGGCGCCGCCCGCATCGACACCACGGTGCTCAAGGACGGCGACCACTTCTACCGGTTCACCAAGGACGAGGGCGGCCAGACCGGCTGCACCGACATCATCGCGGAGCGCTCGACGTCGCTGACCACGGTCACGACGAAGGCGAGCGCCGAGGCGAACACCGGGTGGCAGAACGTCGCGTCGTGCATCGCCCGCAACTCGGGGTTCAACGGCGCGGTCGAGGGTCCGACGATCTTCCGGGCCAACCCGGGCGACACCTCGCCGTACGACTACTACCTGTACCTCGACAACTACGGCGGCTCGGGCTACTTCCCGCTGGGTACGAACGACCTGTCGACCGGTGACTGGTCGATCGCGTCGGGCCAGCTGCCGGCGTCGCGGCACGGCACGGTCATGCCGGTCACGCTCGACCAGTGGCAGACCCTGACCGGCGCGACGGTCGAGAAGACGGCGTCGACGACGGAGCTCGCCCTCGACGACGGGCGCGTGGCGACCGCGACGGTGACCGCGCTGGACGGGTACCAGGTCGGTGGCCGGGTGACCTTCACGGCCGGCGACTGGGCGGCCACGGAGTACCTGTCCGCGACCGGCACGGCCACGGCCGAGGTCCCCGCGGGCGTGGTCGGCACGCTGACCGCGGCCTACGCCGGGACGGCGGAGATCGCGACGAGCACCGGCACGGCGACGCTGCCCAAGGCGGCGTCGTCGGTCACGCTGACCCGCTCGGCGGCGACCGTCGCGCACGGCAGCCCGATCACCTTCAAGGCGCGCGTCACGGGGGCGACCACCGGCACGGTGGCGTTCTGGGGCGCGGGCCGGCGCCTCGGCACGGCCGCGGTCGTGGACGGCGTCGCGACGAAGGTGCTGCGGCTGACCGGCGTCGGGACGACGTCCGTCACCGCGGTCTACTCGGGCACCGCGACGGTGGCGTCGAGCACGTCGGCGCCCGTGCAGGTCCGGGTCCGCAAGGCCAAGCCGACCTCGATCGCCGTGACCAGCTCGACGTTCGCCTCGGGCACGCGCCCGACGATCGTCGTCAAGGTCGGCCGGCTCGAGAACGGCTCCTCCCCGGTGGGCAGGGTCGTCGTGCGGTACGACGGCTGGGTGCGGACCGTGAGCCTGCCGGCGTCGGCGAAGGGCGTCGTCAAGGTGACGCTCGGCAAGACGCGCACCACGGCGCTGAAGGTCAAGGCGACGTTCCAGCCGACCGATACGGCGAACGTGGCTCCCCGCTCGACGTCGTGGATGACCATGACGCCGCGCTGA
- a CDS encoding LacI family DNA-binding transcriptional regulator, protein MATDTGARPPAMSDVAQAAGVSHQTVSRVLNGHPSVRPETRERVQDAIARLGYRRNSAARALVTRRSDTLGVVTPASALYGPTSTLVAFEEAAREAGWYVSVATMRRFTADSMRASVEHFLDQGVDALVVIAPTREVAQAVSGLDVPVPVVLISSALELRESVGVLSVGVDQRLGARLATRHLLARGHESVLHVAGPQDWFDAQDRLAGWREECETAGIDVPAPIVAGWSADAGYQVGRELAAGVLPAAIFAANDQLALGLEHAFWDAGVRVGQDVAIVGFDDEVGSAHYLPPLTTVRQDFGRLGALAIDVVRQALAGETGQEAPRLVPPEIVVRRSSGV, encoded by the coding sequence GTGGCGACTGACACGGGGGCGCGTCCGCCCGCCATGAGCGACGTGGCGCAGGCCGCGGGCGTCTCGCACCAGACGGTCTCGCGCGTGCTCAACGGGCACCCGAGCGTCCGTCCGGAGACGCGCGAGCGGGTCCAGGACGCGATCGCGCGCCTGGGCTACCGGCGAAACAGCGCGGCCCGCGCGCTCGTCACCCGGCGCTCCGACACGCTCGGCGTGGTGACGCCGGCCTCGGCCCTGTACGGCCCGACGAGCACGCTCGTCGCGTTCGAGGAGGCGGCGCGCGAGGCCGGCTGGTACGTCTCGGTCGCGACCATGCGCCGGTTCACCGCGGACTCGATGCGCGCCTCGGTCGAGCACTTCCTGGACCAGGGCGTCGACGCCCTCGTGGTGATCGCCCCGACGCGCGAGGTCGCGCAGGCGGTCTCCGGCCTCGACGTCCCGGTCCCCGTGGTCCTCATCTCCTCCGCGCTCGAGCTGCGGGAGAGCGTCGGCGTCCTGTCGGTCGGCGTCGACCAGCGGCTCGGGGCGCGCCTGGCGACCCGGCACCTCCTGGCCCGCGGGCACGAGAGCGTGCTGCACGTCGCCGGCCCGCAGGACTGGTTCGACGCGCAGGACCGGCTCGCCGGGTGGCGCGAGGAGTGCGAGACGGCCGGCATCGACGTCCCGGCGCCGATCGTCGCCGGCTGGTCCGCGGACGCGGGCTACCAGGTGGGCCGCGAGCTGGCCGCCGGCGTCCTGCCCGCCGCGATCTTCGCCGCCAACGACCAGCTCGCGCTCGGGCTCGAGCACGCCTTCTGGGACGCGGGCGTGCGCGTGGGCCAGGACGTCGCGATCGTCGGGTTCGACGACGAGGTCGGCTCGGCGCACTACCTGCCGCCCCTGACCACGGTCCGGCAGGACTTCGGGCGCCTGGGCGCCCTCGCCATCGACGTGGTCCGGCAGGCGCTCGCGGGCGAGACCGGCCAGGAGGCGCCGCGCCTGGTGCCGCCCGAGATCGTGGTCCGGCGCAGCTCCGGCGTCTAG